One region of Armigeres subalbatus isolate Guangzhou_Male chromosome 3, GZ_Asu_2, whole genome shotgun sequence genomic DNA includes:
- the LOC134227171 gene encoding proteasome subunit beta type-3: MSILAYNGGCVVAMKGKNCVAIATDHRFGVQAQTIATDFEKVFEINPHMYLGLVGLQTDILTVHQRLQFRKNLYEVRENREMTPERFAAMLSNFLYEKRFGPYFIEPVIAGLDPKTFQPFICNMDLIGCPNMPNDFVVAGTCAEQLYGMCETLWKPDLEPEKLFEVISQALVNAFDRDAISGWGATVYIVEKEKLTVKKLKTRMD, translated from the coding sequence ATGTCCATTCTTGCGTACAACGGTGGTTGCGTGGTGGCGATGAAGGGAAAAAATTGTGTCGCCATCGCCACTGATCATCGCTTCGGGGTCCAGGCCCAGACGATTGCCACCGATTTCGAAAAAGTATTTGAAATCAACCCTCACATGTATCTCGGTCTGGTCGGACTGCAGACGGACATTCTCACAGTACACCAACGGTTACAGTTCCGCAAAAACTTGTACGAGGTCCGGGAGAACCGCGAGATGACTCCGGAACGGTTTGCAGCGATGCTttccaatttcctgtacgagAAGCGCTTCGGGCCGTACTTTATTGAACCGGTTATTGCCGGACTGGATCCGAAGACATTTCAGCCGTTCATCTGCAATATGGATTTGATCGGATGTCCCAACATGCCGAATGATTTCGTTGTTGCCGGAACATGTGCCGAGCAGCTTTACGGTATGTGTGAAACACTGTGGAAGCCCGATCTGGAACCGGAGAAGCTGTTCGAAGTTATTTCCCAGGCTTTGGTGAATGCATTCGATCGGGATGCTATTTCCGGATGGGGAGCGACCGTTTACATAGTTGAGAAAGAAAAGTTGACTGTGAAGAAGCTGAAGACGAGAATGGATTAA